In one window of Geotrypetes seraphini chromosome 3, aGeoSer1.1, whole genome shotgun sequence DNA:
- the LOC117357403 gene encoding heterogeneous nuclear ribonucleoprotein U-like, producing the protein MNCNLINHLSSVPGNRGGYNRRGNMPQRGGGSGGGAIGYPYPRGPVYPSRGGYANRGNYSRGGLPTRGNYNQNFRGRGNNRGYKNHSQGYSQWQQQGQFWGQKPWNQQYHQGYY; encoded by the exons ATGAACTGTAATCTGATTAATCATCTCtcttcagttccagggaaccGTGGTGGATACAACAGGCGGGGAAACATGCCACAGCGAGGAGGTGGATCTGGTGGTGGTGCAATTGGCTATCCATATCCTCGTGGTCCTGTTTATCCAAGCAGGGGTGGCTATGCCAACCGAGGAAATTACAGTCGAGGTGGCTTGCCCACCAGGGGGAACTATAACCAG AATTTCAGAGGAAGGGGAAATAATCGTGGCTACAAAAATCACTCTCAGGGCTACAGCCAGTGGCAGCAGCAGGGT CAATTTTGGGGTCAGAAGCCATGGAACCAGCAGTATCACCAAGGCTATTACTga